ATGCAGGGGTGCGTTTCACATTCTACCGATCATTGCCCTGTTGCTCTTGGGTACCTCAGCGATGAGCCGCGCGGCCGACGACAGCCTGGCGTCGGTGCGCGCGCGCGGTACGCTGCGTTGGGGCGGCGACATTCAAGGCGGCGAGCCGTACGCGTTTCAAGATCCGTCCGACTCGTCTCGACTAGTCGGCTTCGAAGTTGAGATCGCCGACGCGATCGCGCGCCGGCTCGGCGTACGGGCTGAGTTCGTGCAAAACGACTGGCAGAATCTCATTCCCTCGCTCGAACGCGGCGACTTCGACATGGCGATGAATGGCATCGAGGTCACGCCCGCGCGTGCGGCACGCGTGAGCTTCACCCGTTCGTACTACGCGTTCACCGAAACGTTGGTGGTGCGGCGTGACAACTCGACGGTGCGCGGTCTCGCCGATCTCCGGGGGCAACGGGTGGGCACCTTGAACGGCTCGTTCGGTCTCGATCTCATCAAGCAAGCGCCCGGCGTCGAGGCGGTGTTGTACGAAGGGGTCGAGGAGCCGTACATCGATCTCGAACAAGGCCGCCTCAGCGGCGTGGTGCTCGACAACATTATCGCTAATCGCTACGGCCTGGTGCGCGCGAGTCTGCGCGCCGCCGCCACCGTCGGCGAGGGCGTGTACGCGATCGCCGTGCGGCCGGCAGACCGCACGCTGCGGCAGGCGTTGGACGACGCGCTTGCCGCGATGGCTCGCGAGGGCGAGTTGCAGGCGATTCTCACGCACTGGCAGTTGTGGGACGCGCGCCAAGCGGCGCTGGCGACCGCCGAGACAGCGCCGGCGTTGCCGAGCACGACGGTGAATGCGACGCTGACTGGTGCGCACGTGGTCCTGTTTCTCCGTGGCGCCGGCTTCACCATCATCATCTCGTTGTTGGCGATGGCGTTGGCAGTGGCCGGCGGCCTGATCCTCAGCATCACCCGCCGGTACGGTGGCGTGGTCGTTCGCTCGGTTGCCGGTGTCTACGTCGAAGTGCTGCGCGGCACGCCGGTGCTGTTGCAACTCTACGTACTCTATTACGGCCTCGCACCGGTGCTACGGCTCAATGCGTTCACCGCGGCGGTGGTTGGACTCGGCATGAACTACGCGGCGTACGAATCGGAACTGTATCGCGCCGGGCTCGACGCGGTGCCGATCGGGCAGACCGAAGCGGCGTTGTCGCTGGGGATGTCGCGCGGGCTGACGCTGCGTCGCATCGTGCTGCCGCAGGCCTTGCGCGTCGCGCTCCCGGGGATCGCGAACGACTTCATCGCGCTGCTCAAGGACTCGTCGTTGGTCTCCGTCATCACCGTGGTCGAATTGACCAAGCAGATGACGATCACCGCCGTCGATGTGCGCGGCTGGTTCGCCCCGGGGCTGTTGTGTGCGGCGTTGTATCTCGCGTTGAGCTATCCGCTCTCGCGTCTGGCACGCCGCCTCGAGCGGCGCTTGCTGCCGGTGCCGACATGAGCGGCGCATCGGTTCTCAGCGTGCGCGCGCTGCACGCGCAGCGCGGTGATCGTGAAGTCTTGTGCGGCGTCGATCTATCGATCGATCGTGGCGAAGTGGTGGCAC
This region of Deltaproteobacteria bacterium genomic DNA includes:
- a CDS encoding ABC transporter permease subunit (The N-terminal region of this protein, as described by TIGR01726, is a three transmembrane segment that identifies a subfamily of ABC transporter permease subunits, which specificities that include histidine, arginine, glutamine, glutamate, L-cystine (sic), the opines (in Agrobacterium) octopine and nopaline, etc.), producing MSRAADDSLASVRARGTLRWGGDIQGGEPYAFQDPSDSSRLVGFEVEIADAIARRLGVRAEFVQNDWQNLIPSLERGDFDMAMNGIEVTPARAARVSFTRSYYAFTETLVVRRDNSTVRGLADLRGQRVGTLNGSFGLDLIKQAPGVEAVLYEGVEEPYIDLEQGRLSGVVLDNIIANRYGLVRASLRAAATVGEGVYAIAVRPADRTLRQALDDALAAMAREGELQAILTHWQLWDARQAALATAETAPALPSTTVNATLTGAHVVLFLRGAGFTIIISLLAMALAVAGGLILSITRRYGGVVVRSVAGVYVEVLRGTPVLLQLYVLYYGLAPVLRLNAFTAAVVGLGMNYAAYESELYRAGLDAVPIGQTEAALSLGMSRGLTLRRIVLPQALRVALPGIANDFIALLKDSSLVSVITVVELTKQMTITAVDVRGWFAPGLLCAALYLALSYPLSRLARRLERRLLPVPT